Proteins from one uncultured Desulfuromonas sp. genomic window:
- a CDS encoding chemotaxis protein CheW, translating into MVAENLQQVNQYLTFKLDEEVFALEITKVREVLDFSNVTKVPQTPAFMRGVINLRGSVVPVVDMRVKFSMAEAQATVNTCIIIVEVMLAGESSVLGALVDSVQEVLELDPDQIELPPRIGTKLETEFIRGMGKHNETFIIILDIDNVFSADEISLIQPENNASEL; encoded by the coding sequence ATGGTTGCAGAGAATCTTCAACAGGTGAACCAGTATTTAACCTTTAAGCTTGATGAGGAGGTTTTTGCTTTGGAAATCACCAAAGTGCGTGAGGTTCTTGATTTTTCCAACGTTACTAAAGTGCCGCAAACACCCGCGTTTATGCGCGGAGTGATCAATCTACGGGGCAGCGTGGTGCCGGTGGTGGATATGCGGGTGAAATTCAGCATGGCTGAGGCTCAGGCCACGGTCAATACCTGCATCATCATTGTCGAGGTGATGTTGGCTGGCGAATCCAGTGTGCTGGGGGCGCTGGTGGATTCCGTTCAGGAAGTGCTGGAGCTGGATCCCGACCAGATCGAATTGCCGCCACGTATCGGGACGAAGCTCGAGACCGAATTCATTCGCGGTATGGGTAAGCACAACGAAACCTTCATTATCATTCTCGACATTGACAACGTGTTTTCCGCCGATGAAATCAGTCTAATTCAACCAGAAAATAACGCCAGTGAGCTTTGA
- a CDS encoding methyl-accepting chemotaxis protein: MFNSMTLAKKLIISFTLVLVLLMAVSGIGFNALQTATKGFGDYHDLARENDLSGEIRANLLNVRMNVKDYILAGDKKYHQQYLDSLKTTTTFLNQAHESVSDPKRVKLLNEATDNLNIYTTSFERVVELVERRKVLVNEAANVAGPAAEKSLNLILESARADKNTEAVFYSNLAVRHLLFVRLYVMKFLTTNSQADVDRVEQEFIHLNEQLDQVANHVKNKKNRAALGEAKQHVNQYHEAFKAIVSGAFERAKIIDETMNVAGVQIGEEFENIQQQVGEAQGFLGDAVNVSNEQAETLIITLSAAAIFLGAAIAFLLIRGVLRQLGTDPSVIETVMNALAEGDLTQKLELNEKNRHSVFGSVASMVEKLKEVVENVKGASCNVASGSQELSASSEEMSQGATEQAAAAEEASSSMEQMAANIKQNADNAMQTEKIAIKSSQDAQSGGKAVAETVKAMKDIAEKISIIEEIARQTNLLALNAAIEAARAGEHGKGFAVVASEVRKLAERSQNAAAEISELSSSSVEVAEAAGNMLVKMVPDIQRTAELVQEIAAASKEQDTGADQVNKAIQQLDQVIQQNASAAEEMASTSEELNAQSEQLQDTINFFRIDGAMTKSASRRSAPTAKQMAKTPMATAKKAAPSDSGVSLDMGSGRDSLDREFEEY, from the coding sequence ATGTTTAACAGTATGACATTGGCTAAAAAATTGATTATCAGCTTTACCCTCGTTTTAGTGCTGCTCATGGCCGTCAGTGGCATTGGTTTCAATGCACTGCAAACGGCAACGAAAGGATTTGGTGATTATCACGACTTGGCGCGCGAGAACGATCTATCCGGTGAGATTCGAGCCAACCTGCTCAACGTTCGGATGAATGTGAAGGATTACATTCTTGCCGGAGATAAAAAATACCACCAGCAATATCTGGATAGCCTGAAAACGACCACGACGTTTCTCAATCAGGCCCATGAATCCGTCAGTGATCCAAAACGGGTAAAATTACTGAATGAGGCAACGGACAATCTCAACATTTATACGACCTCTTTTGAAAGAGTCGTTGAGTTGGTTGAACGGCGAAAAGTGTTGGTTAACGAAGCCGCCAATGTTGCCGGTCCGGCAGCGGAAAAAAGTCTGAACCTGATTCTTGAGTCCGCACGGGCGGATAAAAATACCGAAGCGGTTTTTTATAGCAACCTGGCAGTCCGTCATCTGCTGTTTGTTCGTTTGTATGTGATGAAATTTCTCACAACCAATTCCCAAGCCGATGTCGACCGCGTCGAACAAGAATTTATCCATCTGAACGAGCAGCTTGATCAGGTTGCCAACCATGTGAAAAATAAAAAAAATCGTGCGGCGTTGGGTGAAGCCAAGCAACATGTGAATCAATATCATGAAGCATTCAAGGCCATTGTTTCAGGAGCCTTTGAGCGCGCCAAGATTATTGATGAGACCATGAATGTTGCCGGAGTACAGATTGGTGAAGAGTTTGAAAACATTCAGCAGCAAGTCGGAGAGGCACAAGGGTTTTTAGGCGATGCGGTCAATGTTTCCAATGAGCAAGCGGAGACTCTGATTATTACTCTTTCCGCCGCGGCGATTTTTCTCGGTGCCGCGATAGCCTTTTTGCTGATTCGTGGTGTGTTACGTCAACTGGGTACGGATCCGTCGGTTATCGAAACCGTCATGAATGCGTTAGCCGAAGGGGATCTTACCCAGAAACTTGAATTGAATGAGAAAAATCGCCACAGTGTTTTTGGTTCCGTCGCCAGTATGGTGGAAAAACTCAAAGAAGTGGTCGAGAACGTCAAAGGCGCTTCCTGCAACGTCGCTTCAGGCAGTCAGGAACTGTCGGCCAGCTCCGAGGAGATGAGTCAGGGAGCCACCGAACAGGCAGCGGCCGCCGAGGAAGCCTCTTCCTCTATGGAGCAGATGGCCGCCAATATCAAGCAGAATGCCGACAACGCCATGCAGACCGAAAAGATTGCCATCAAGTCGTCCCAAGATGCCCAAAGTGGCGGCAAAGCGGTTGCGGAAACCGTCAAGGCGATGAAAGATATTGCCGAGAAGATCTCCATCATTGAAGAGATCGCCCGCCAGACCAATCTACTGGCGCTCAATGCGGCGATAGAAGCGGCCCGCGCCGGCGAACACGGCAAAGGGTTTGCCGTTGTGGCCTCCGAGGTGCGCAAGCTGGCCGAGCGCAGCCAAAATGCCGCCGCCGAGATCAGCGAACTGTCGTCCAGCAGTGTCGAAGTCGCTGAAGCCGCCGGTAACATGTTGGTCAAAATGGTGCCCGACATCCAACGTACTGCCGAACTGGTTCAGGAGATCGCTGCGGCCAGCAAGGAGCAGGACACCGGGGCCGATCAGGTCAATAAAGCGATCCAGCAACTCGACCAGGTCATCCAGCAAAACGCCTCTGCCGCCGAAGAGATGGCGTCGACGTCCGAAGAACTCAACGCGCAGTCGGAACAGCTTCAGGATACGATCAACTTCTTTCGTATTGACGGCGCGATGACAAAATCCGCATCGCGTCGAAGCGCGCCGACGGCAAAACAGATGGCGAAAACGCCGATGGCAACGGCAAAAAAAGCGGCACCATCAGACAGCGGTGTGTCGTTGGATATGGGGAGCGGACGGGATTCTCTTGACCGTGAATTTGAAGAATACTGA
- a CDS encoding EAL domain-containing protein, with product MKNFHPYLYPAAGFVCVNLLSFFQNRLLGADAVALMGYVVPSFVGVVTGCVVSACFTWHQKALQEEKEKNDQHSEINTRHEAFLQTFPQGVCTVDGEGVCLQINEAFLQLFDCKSDNVLGKNLFEVIDKEPSHLKKIIQGTPLKHCGEYKLYKLDGCPVKVSVSLYPSPFGTVLTFSEVTLTIFLKSKIDFLHNHEPFCGFLNLAAWKRRVEEAYAKSCTDYDCRNFLFIVDIDRFKIINETVSYAAGDHYLKDFAQFLAFKIGASENICRLGGDEFSFFLLDCSHGEAQSFGQALLQDLNAFETSCQGRVLKCSVSIGGCPISAQLRSFDHVLLGAEAACNFAKESGRSLVRFYDPEQDEYRENHGQMEMVSHIQAALAGDLFFLRGQRIAPIMEGRGQGGMEILVSMRDQSGATISPGAFIPAAETFDLMADIDRWVVQQAITWMEENAEVCASLDFISINLSGKAFNQEDFADFLHSVVVQSALPAEKLCFEITETAAVKSCDKAIDFIHKIKELGCCFALDDFGTGMSSFEYLKNFPVDYIKIDGSFIHGIEHDEISQEIVRSIQRISEKLCVKTIAEHAETKESLVFLQEMRIDYVQGYIIDKPSPLT from the coding sequence ATGAAAAATTTTCACCCCTATCTCTATCCAGCCGCCGGGTTCGTGTGTGTCAACCTGCTGTCGTTTTTTCAGAACCGTCTTCTCGGTGCTGATGCTGTCGCACTCATGGGCTATGTTGTCCCCTCCTTTGTCGGCGTTGTTACCGGTTGTGTGGTGTCGGCGTGCTTTACCTGGCATCAAAAAGCCTTACAGGAGGAAAAAGAGAAAAACGATCAACACTCAGAGATCAACACGCGTCATGAAGCTTTTTTGCAAACGTTTCCTCAGGGCGTCTGCACTGTGGATGGCGAGGGGGTGTGCCTCCAGATCAATGAGGCCTTTTTGCAGTTATTCGATTGCAAGAGCGACAATGTTCTGGGAAAAAATTTGTTTGAAGTGATCGACAAAGAGCCGTCACATCTGAAAAAAATTATCCAGGGGACCCCCCTGAAACACTGTGGTGAATACAAATTATATAAACTTGACGGATGCCCGGTCAAAGTTTCCGTTTCACTTTATCCGTCTCCATTCGGGACGGTGCTGACATTTAGTGAAGTGACGCTGACGATTTTCTTGAAGAGCAAGATTGATTTTCTGCACAACCATGAGCCTTTTTGCGGGTTTTTGAATTTGGCTGCCTGGAAAAGACGCGTTGAGGAAGCTTATGCAAAAAGTTGTACCGATTATGACTGCAGAAACTTTCTTTTTATTGTGGATATTGACAGATTTAAAATAATCAATGAAACCGTAAGTTATGCCGCCGGAGACCATTACCTGAAAGATTTTGCCCAATTCCTCGCCTTCAAGATTGGGGCCTCGGAAAATATCTGCCGTTTGGGTGGGGATGAATTCTCCTTTTTTCTTCTCGATTGCTCACATGGTGAAGCGCAGTCTTTTGGGCAAGCTCTGCTCCAAGACCTCAACGCGTTTGAAACCTCCTGTCAGGGACGGGTCTTGAAATGCAGTGTCAGTATTGGCGGCTGTCCCATCAGTGCCCAATTGAGATCTTTCGATCATGTTTTGCTCGGTGCGGAGGCGGCGTGCAATTTTGCCAAGGAGTCGGGACGGTCTCTGGTGCGGTTTTATGATCCGGAACAGGATGAATATCGGGAGAATCACGGGCAGATGGAAATGGTTTCCCATATTCAAGCTGCTTTGGCAGGAGATCTGTTTTTTTTACGTGGCCAAAGAATTGCCCCCATTATGGAAGGCCGGGGCCAAGGCGGCATGGAGATTCTCGTCTCCATGAGAGATCAAAGTGGCGCGACGATTTCACCCGGCGCTTTTATTCCAGCCGCAGAAACTTTTGATTTAATGGCGGATATTGATCGTTGGGTGGTTCAACAGGCCATCACCTGGATGGAAGAAAATGCCGAGGTTTGTGCCTCTCTTGATTTTATTTCAATCAATTTATCGGGCAAAGCCTTTAATCAAGAAGATTTTGCCGATTTTCTTCATTCCGTTGTGGTGCAATCTGCGCTACCCGCCGAGAAGTTGTGTTTCGAAATCACAGAAACGGCGGCCGTTAAGTCCTGCGATAAAGCGATTGATTTTATCCATAAAATCAAGGAGCTTGGCTGCTGTTTTGCGTTGGATGATTTTGGGACCGGCATGTCCTCTTTCGAATATCTGAAAAATTTCCCCGTCGATTACATCAAAATTGACGGGAGCTTTATTCACGGCATTGAACATGATGAAATTTCGCAAGAGATTGTCCGTTCAATTCAGCGCATCAGTGAAAAGCTTTGCGTGAAAACGATTGCGGAACATGCGGAAACAAAAGAATCTCTCGTCTTTTTGCAAGAGATGAGAATTGACTACGTTCAGGGATACATTATTGACAAGCCTTCTCCTCTTACATAA